In one window of Myxococcales bacterium DNA:
- the rph gene encoding ribonuclease PH, producing the protein MRTDGRSANALRPIEILPGFHRPSEGSVLYRAGGTVVLCTASLESKVPPFLEGKGKGWLTAEYQMHPRANPPRRESRDGRSKPLGGRSHEIQRLIGRALRAAIFLDKLGERTLTVDCDVLEADGGTRTASITGGFVAMALAIDKLKKRGDLKEPVLREPIAAVSSGMLKDGSVVLDLCYVEDSSAEVDLNVVAARSGAIVEIQGTAEGAPAPRAKVDAMLDCALLGIAELVKIQLGALAGAGVDVATLFAAEKA; encoded by the coding sequence ATGCGCACCGACGGCCGCTCCGCCAACGCTCTTCGCCCCATCGAGATCCTTCCCGGCTTTCACCGCCCGTCCGAGGGCTCGGTCCTCTATCGAGCAGGCGGCACTGTGGTCCTTTGCACGGCGTCGTTGGAGTCGAAGGTCCCCCCTTTCCTCGAAGGCAAGGGCAAGGGTTGGCTCACGGCCGAATACCAGATGCACCCGCGCGCGAATCCGCCGCGCCGCGAGAGCCGCGATGGCCGCTCGAAGCCCCTCGGCGGTCGAAGCCACGAGATTCAGCGCCTCATCGGTCGCGCCTTGCGTGCCGCGATCTTCCTCGACAAGCTCGGCGAGCGAACGCTGACGGTCGACTGTGACGTCCTCGAAGCCGACGGCGGCACACGCACGGCGTCGATCACCGGGGGCTTCGTCGCCATGGCCCTGGCCATCGACAAGCTCAAGAAGCGCGGCGACCTCAAGGAGCCGGTGCTCCGCGAGCCCATCGCCGCTGTCAGCTCCGGCATGCTCAAGGACGGGAGCGTGGTCCTCGACCTTTGCTACGTAGAAGACTCGAGCGCTGAGGTTGATCTCAACGTCGTCGCCGCAAGATCGGGCGCCATCGTCGAGATCCAAGGGACCGCCGAGGGGGCGCCCGCGCCGAGGGCGAAGGTTGATGCCATGCTCGACTGCGCGCTCTTGGGGATCGCGGAGTTGGTCAAGATTCAGCTCGGTGCACTTGCGGGCGCCGGCGTCGACGTGGCGACGCTCTTCGCGGCGGAAAAGGCGTGA
- a CDS encoding non-canonical purine NTP pyrophosphatase yields the protein MKHALLVATGNAGKLVELRALLADLPVDVLAPADVLREPKAVVEDGDTFVKNATKKARAFAEASMMLCLADDSGLEVDILGGAPGVRSARYAHERATDAENRAALLAALEAVDDPLSIRHAGATPELHRPSDRLRARFRCALVLVDPFADGAVAVSEGSAEGTILRTPRGSGGFGYDPLFVVEGADGRTMAELTSAEKNALSHRGKALAAMRPNLVAILAARTRRLAAIFA from the coding sequence GTGAAGCACGCGCTGCTCGTGGCCACGGGTAACGCCGGCAAGCTCGTCGAGTTGCGGGCGCTGTTGGCCGATCTCCCGGTCGACGTGCTCGCGCCGGCCGACGTCCTCCGCGAGCCGAAGGCCGTCGTCGAAGACGGGGACACCTTCGTCAAGAACGCGACCAAGAAGGCGCGCGCCTTCGCCGAGGCGAGCATGATGTTGTGCCTCGCCGACGACTCAGGCCTCGAGGTCGACATTCTCGGCGGCGCGCCCGGCGTTCGCTCGGCGCGGTACGCCCACGAACGGGCGACGGACGCGGAGAACCGGGCGGCCTTGCTCGCTGCCCTTGAAGCCGTCGACGATCCCCTCTCGATTCGTCACGCCGGCGCGACCCCGGAGTTGCATCGCCCCAGCGATCGCTTGCGCGCTCGCTTTCGCTGCGCGCTCGTCTTGGTCGACCCGTTCGCTGACGGCGCGGTCGCCGTCAGCGAGGGCTCAGCGGAAGGCACCATCCTTCGCACGCCGCGCGGCTCCGGCGGCTTCGGCTACGACCCGCTCTTCGTCGTCGAAGGCGCCGATGGCCGAACGATGGCCGAGCTCACGAGCGCGGAGAAGAACGCCCTCAGCCATCGCGGCAAAGCGCTCGCGGCGATGCGACCGAACCTCGTGGCGATCTTGGCGGCGCGCACGCGGCGCCTGGCCGCGATCTTCGCTTAG
- a CDS encoding AtpZ/AtpI family protein — MGLGFWVGRWADGKLGTKYLTLVGLALGVFAGFRNLMKAANEMQREADREADLESKQLPSRLATRAPREGDGPSPPRANAPGNPHDGPPS, encoded by the coding sequence ATGGGCCTTGGCTTCTGGGTTGGTCGCTGGGCCGACGGCAAGCTGGGCACCAAGTACCTGACCCTCGTCGGCCTCGCCTTGGGCGTCTTTGCCGGCTTCCGCAACCTCATGAAGGCCGCGAACGAGATGCAGCGGGAAGCCGACCGAGAGGCCGACCTAGAGAGCAAGCAGCTCCCATCACGGTTGGCAACGCGTGCTCCGCGCGAAGGCGACGGTCCGAGTCCTCCGCGGGCCAACGCGCCAGGGAATCCCCACGATGGCCCGCCGAGCTGA
- the atpB gene encoding F0F1 ATP synthase subunit A: MPEHTSFFSYLVAMFPALGHNMEALGHTVFGKPVDAHKAEPLLASAFVVLIIAVLGHFTKKSIENHESAVIPDDKLSLRTFMEVFIGVFYDTVKDVMGAKKAKRYFPLIGTLALFIFFSNVLGMIPGFSPPTSSWNLTLACSLVVFVAFNAWGIKENGLGYFKHMMGPWYLSWLIFPIELMSLCIRPVTLSVRLMLNMSVDHLLLSIFLGLFMFLLPIPVMVLGTLVVLVQTYVFCLLTSIYIALATEHEEHGEHGAGHGHGDSHAH; this comes from the coding sequence ATGCCCGAACACACGTCGTTCTTCAGCTATCTCGTCGCCATGTTTCCGGCCCTCGGCCACAACATGGAGGCGCTGGGCCACACGGTTTTTGGCAAGCCCGTCGACGCACACAAGGCCGAACCCCTCTTGGCGAGCGCCTTCGTTGTCCTCATCATTGCCGTGCTCGGTCACTTCACGAAGAAGAGCATCGAGAACCACGAGTCGGCGGTCATCCCCGACGACAAGCTCTCGCTGCGCACGTTCATGGAAGTCTTTATTGGCGTCTTCTACGACACCGTGAAAGACGTCATGGGCGCGAAGAAGGCGAAGCGGTATTTCCCGCTCATTGGGACGCTGGCGCTCTTCATCTTCTTCTCAAACGTGCTGGGCATGATCCCGGGCTTCAGCCCGCCAACGTCGTCTTGGAACCTGACGCTCGCGTGTTCGCTGGTGGTGTTCGTCGCGTTCAACGCTTGGGGCATCAAGGAGAACGGGCTCGGCTATTTCAAGCACATGATGGGGCCGTGGTACCTGAGCTGGCTGATCTTCCCGATCGAGCTCATGAGCCTCTGCATCCGCCCCGTGACGCTGTCGGTCCGCCTCATGCTCAACATGTCGGTCGACCACCTGCTCTTGTCGATCTTCCTCGGCCTCTTCATGTTCCTCTTGCCGATCCCCGTCATGGTGCTCGGCACGCTCGTCGTCCTCGTCCAGACCTACGTCTTCTGCCTCCTGACTTCGATCTACATCGCCCTGGCGACGGAGCACGAAGAGCACGGGGAGCACGGCGCCGGACATGGACACGGCGATTCCCACGCTCACTGA
- a CDS encoding ATP synthase F0 subunit C, producing the protein MSLSKKLAGSALAATLLTLFWSSVAFAQEHGAKVASNENDVKMWAAIGAGIAIGLGVLGGTMGQGRAASSALEGIARNPGAAARIQTPMILGLALIESLVLFALVVSLFILGKI; encoded by the coding sequence ATGTCGCTCTCGAAGAAGCTGGCCGGCTCGGCGCTCGCCGCCACTCTCCTCACCCTCTTCTGGTCTTCGGTTGCGTTCGCGCAGGAGCACGGCGCCAAGGTCGCCTCCAACGAGAACGACGTGAAGATGTGGGCCGCCATCGGAGCCGGCATCGCCATCGGCCTCGGCGTCCTCGGCGGCACCATGGGCCAAGGCCGCGCCGCGAGCTCCGCGCTCGAAGGCATCGCGCGCAACCCCGGCGCCGCTGCCCGGATCCAGACCCCGATGATTCTCGGTCTCGCCCTCATCGAGTCGCTCGTGCTCTTCGCACTGGTCGTCTCGCTGTTCATCCTCGGCAAGATCTGA